From a region of the Epinephelus fuscoguttatus linkage group LG21, E.fuscoguttatus.final_Chr_v1 genome:
- the shha gene encoding sonic hedgehog protein A: MLLWTRIVLVGLICLSLVSSGMGCGPGRGYGRRKHPKKLTPLAYKQFIPNVAEKTLGASGRYEGKITRNSERFKELTPNYNTDIIFKDEENTGADRLMTQRCKDKLNSLAISVMNQWPGVKLRVTEGWDEDGHHFEESLHYEGRAVDITTSDRDKSKYGTLSRLAVEAGFDWVYYESKAHIHCSVKAENSVAAKSGGCFPGSSTVILQDGTKKAVKHLQAGDRVLAADDDGNPIYTDFIMFIDQDSTTRRLFYVIETDSGEKITLTAAHLLFVGHNTTEEERMSAIFASEVQSGQTVFVFDAERSRLEPVSVKRIYTQEHEGSFAPVTVQGTVVVDQVLASCYAVIEDHDLAHWALAPVRLAHWVSSLLFSSQPRVSAQNDGVHWYSKILYQLGTWLLDSHSIHPLGMSVYPS, from the exons atgctgctctGGACCAGAATCGTATTGGTCGGTCTCATCTGCTTGTCCTTGGTGTCCTCTGGGATGGGATGCGGACCGGGCAGGGGCTACGGCAGGAGAAAACACCCGAAGAAGCTGACACCTCTTGCGTACAAGCAGTTCATCCCCAACGTGGCGGAGAAGACCCTCGGGGCAAGCGGCAGATACGAAGGCAAGATCACAAGAAACTCCGAGCGATTTAAAGAACTGACTCCCAATTATAACACAGACATCATATTCAAGGATGAGGAGAACACCGGTGCCGACAGGCTAATGACTCAG AGATGTAAAGACAAGTTGAACTCTCTGGCCATCTCAGTGATGAATCAGTGGCCCGGGGTGAAGCTGCGGGTCACCGAGGGCTGGGACGAAGACGGACACCACTTCGAGGAGTCGCTCCACTACGAGGGCAGAGCCGTGGACATCACCACCTCGGACAGAGACAAGAGCAAATACGGCACTCTGTCCAGGCTGGCGGTGGAAGCCGGATTCGACTGGGTCTACTATGAATCCAAAGCCCACATCCACTGCTCTGTGAAAGCAG AGAACTCAGTGGCAGCAAAGTCAGGTGGCTGCTTCCCAGGATCCTCCACTGTCATCCTTCAGGATGGTACCAAGAAGGCGGTCAAACACCTCCAAGCCGGCGACAGGGTCCTGGCAGCAGATGACGATGGAAACCCGATTTACACCGACTTCATCATGTTCATAGATCAAGACTCTACAACCAGGAGGCTCTTCTATGTGATCGAAACCGACTCGGGGGAGAAAATCACCCTCACCGCCGCGCACCTCCTCTTCGTCGGCCACAACACCACAGAGGAGGAGCGCATGTCGGCGATCTTCGCCAGTGAAGTCCAGTCCGGACAGACGGTGTTCGTGTTTGACGCCGAGCGAAGTCGACTCGAGCCTGTGAGCGTAAAACGGATTTACACGCAAGAGCACGAGGGCTCCTTTGCGCCGGTGACCGTGCAGGGAACCGTCGTGGTGGACCAGGTCCTTGCGTCCTGTTACGCAGTGATCGAAGACCATGACCTGGCGCACTGGGCCCTGGCACCCGTCAGGCTCGCCCACTGGGTGTCCTCGTTGCTTTTCAGTTCCCAGCCTCGAGTCAGTGCACAGAATGACGGAGTGCACTGGTACTCCAAGATCCTTTATCAATTAGGAACATGGCTCTTGGACAGCCACTCGATCCATCCACTTGGGATGTCAGTATACCCGAGTTGA